From the SAR202 cluster bacterium genome, the window GAACAAGGTTCAGTATCTGTGCTCTCTTCGCTTCTCGCTCGGTCAAATGTAGTCCTCTCATGGACTGACATATTCACTGAGCAGTTACCTACTGACAATATCACTGAGCAAAGACACGGCGGGACCCCTTCGTTGACACCCCAATAGGTCGGACATACAATGAACGTAAGTGTTGGTGAGGAGGAAGCGGTTAATGCTTGAGATGACCATAGACAGCATCCGGGTCAGCCTCCTGAACTACCAGCGGGTGGTGATTCTTCGTGTAAAGGAGACTAACCGATACCTCCCGATCTGGATAGGCCCGCCCGAAGCTGACTCCATAGCCCTCAAACTGCAGGATGTCCCCGTCCCGCGCCCCATGACTCATGATCTGCTCCGCTCCGTGATAGCCACGCTCGGCGCTACCGTGAGCAGGATCGTCGTATCTGACCTCAAGAACGACACGTTTTACGCCAAGATTGTGGTCCAGCATAACGGTGCCACTCTCGAGGTGGACTCCCGCCCCAGCGACGCCATTGCGCTTGCGGTCCGCACCGACGCCCCGATCTTCGCAGACGAGACTGTCGTGGAGAAGGCCGGGGTTGAGATGGATGAGGAGACCGGCAAGCCGGTCGTCCCCACGCCAGCCGAGCGCAAGGAAAAGCCCATGACCGAGGACGAGCTCAAGAGCCTGTCTGCGTTCAGTGAGTTCATCCAGAAGCTTGACAGCCTCGATGACTTCAAGGAGCCCCCTGGCAAGGCCAGGGAGCGTTAGGACCCGCACCTCAAAGGGCGGCCCCGCACCGGCGGGGTCGCCCTTTTTTTGCCTGAACGGCTTTATACAGCCGCGCAGGGCAATCTTCAAAAGCAAATTGAATTTCAGTTTTTGATTGTGATAGAATACACAAGCGTTGTCGGGAGGGCCTCCCGAGGAGCATTTGCGATGCTTGCAGTCGCCTACCGGCTACTAGGTATCGGAATGTACATCGCCCTCTGCATAGCGGGCGGCGCCCTGCTGGGGTATCTCCTGGACAGGTCGCTGGATACTAGGCCGCTGCTGACGCTGGTGTGTCTTGGGCTGGGGATTGCGTTCGCCATGATCGGCATGTTCCGGATGCTCCGGACGGTGCTGGCGGCCTCCGCCCAGGAGTACAAGAAGAAGGATAGGAAGAAGAGCAAGCGCGAGTGAAGCTTCTTGCAAACCCAAAAGTAATCGTCCTGCTCCTTGCCATCATGATCATGGGCCTTCTTGGCGTCGCCGGCGGCGCGCTCGGCGCCCAGTTCGGGGCGGGCTTTATCGGCGCTCCCCTTTCGCACATCCAGCTTGCAGCAGAGCCCGCCTGGCCGAAGGCCATCGCAGGCTTCAAGATAACCAACACCATGGTTGCCACGTGGGTGACCATCCTGCTTCTCACTGTCCTGGCGCTTCTGGCGCGAAGCAAAGTCAAGGAAGTCCCGGGCCGCCTGCAGGGCTTCTTCGAGGTACTTTTCGAGTTCTTCCTCAATCTCGCAGATAACGTTACCGGTCATGACAAGGGCAGGGTCCGCAGGTTCTTCCCCCTGGTCATGACCATCTTTCTTTTTGTGGCCGTCTCAAACTGGCTCGGCATCCTCCCCGGCTACGGAAGCATAGGCTGGTTTGAGCCGGCGGACGATGTCATC encodes:
- a CDS encoding AtpZ/AtpI family protein, translated to MLAVAYRLLGIGMYIALCIAGGALLGYLLDRSLDTRPLLTLVCLGLGIAFAMIGMFRMLRTVLAASAQEYKKKDRKKSKRE
- a CDS encoding bifunctional nuclease family protein, with the protein product MLEMTIDSIRVSLLNYQRVVILRVKETNRYLPIWIGPPEADSIALKLQDVPVPRPMTHDLLRSVIATLGATVSRIVVSDLKNDTFYAKIVVQHNGATLEVDSRPSDAIALAVRTDAPIFADETVVEKAGVEMDEETGKPVVPTPAERKEKPMTEDELKSLSAFSEFIQKLDSLDDFKEPPGKARER